A single region of the Halopiger xanaduensis SH-6 genome encodes:
- a CDS encoding DUF5797 family protein, whose translation MTLSEEARDRLADVVELQPTKNSELQDRWGMESGSEVHQYLENELSDYYFRDDNSLIRATAEAADLVDVEPGIESDPEAEGAPSRIRVPELQAQIVQVLAGPDEESESVVSVLHKLRDEFDVDPDAEDVRSGLQSLRRKDVVEVEYRTVPTFRLAVDREELEVAVSDSD comes from the coding sequence ATGACCCTTTCCGAGGAGGCCAGGGACCGGTTGGCCGACGTGGTGGAGCTACAGCCGACGAAAAATTCCGAGCTACAGGACCGGTGGGGGATGGAAAGCGGCAGCGAGGTCCACCAGTACCTCGAGAACGAACTGAGCGACTACTACTTCCGGGACGACAACAGCTTGATCCGCGCGACCGCGGAGGCGGCCGACCTCGTCGACGTCGAGCCGGGCATCGAGAGCGATCCGGAGGCCGAGGGTGCACCCTCGCGCATTCGAGTACCGGAACTCCAGGCCCAGATCGTACAGGTGCTCGCCGGGCCCGACGAGGAATCCGAAAGCGTCGTCTCGGTGCTGCACAAGCTCCGCGACGAGTTCGACGTCGACCCCGACGCCGAGGACGTCCGGTCGGGGCTCCAGAGTCTCCGGCGCAAGGACGTCGTCGAGGTCGAGTACCGAACCGTCCCCACGTTCCGGCTGGCCGTCGACCGCGAGGAGCTCGAGGTCGCCGTTTCGGATTCGGATTGA